From Dermacentor albipictus isolate Rhodes 1998 colony chromosome 8, USDA_Dalb.pri_finalv2, whole genome shotgun sequence:
GATGCTATCTACCTCGCTGGAGCTGCTGCATTTGGCTAAGCGGCTCCGTCGTGGTTGTCGCAATGAATACACAAACAGGAAACAAGTGTGTTGCGAGCTGCGGTGTCGAGATTGCTCGGCTGAGTCGGCTATCTAGGTGCCTTGAGCTGTGGATGTGTTGTTGCCCCGCAGCTGGAAATTAAACTGAAACTCGCCGCATCCATGCAGCTGTTtgttgttgcagtgtttgcacccccccccccctccgccgaAGGGCGACAGATAGGTGACTCACGACAAGGGTGTTCTCTGCTTGCCCTGACAGGAAAAGCGTATTTGCTGTTTGGTCGTCTGTCTGTCGCTTGGAAGATGTTCGTGCGTGTTATCAGTGTAGACGTGTTAGAGGTTTCGTTTGTCCGTATGTCGGCGTTTACGTAGCATTTCCCGTTAGTGGCTATGCTAGCAGTGCCTAAcgcaaaaaataaattaaaaatgagAGCCTTCCTGTTTGTTTCGTTCATCTTTATGCTTGCTCGTTGCTGTCGTACGCCACTTGACTGGGCTGTGAAGGTCTTGTCGGCTTCCATTCTCATATTTCGATGCCAGTCTTTGATATTTATGACTGTTATTACAGGACAAATAGAGAATTCTGTAATGAGCCAGTTTAGTAAAGGGTTTAGCCAGTAAATGAATGAGAAATGAGTAAATGAGCCAGTAAAGGGTTTAGATCGTCCAGCGGTGTCCTCGTATGTTTGACAGAAAGTGCGTTCATATTTGTCTGTCAACTCAGTGTTTGAAAGGCTCATACAGTGCCAAGCACTGCGGACACTTATTAAACTGAAAGATGTTTAGGACATTTGATGGTGATGGTAAAGACGTTTCATTGACAGGAAAAGGGGGTTGGGAGAATGGTGGTCGGATTCTcattccggaattccgttggctaaggccgccaTCTTGGCTCCTTCCACGAGGGCTTGCTGGTTCTCGAGGGTTCAGCTGGACTGGGCTGCCTCCCATTTTTCCCGCGTTGGCTGTTGTACAGTGTCCCAAGGCACTATTAGCCTGAAAGGCCCGTACCATATTGTACAAATCTGCTTTCTACCCTCAAAATTTACCGTTTCGTTGACAAGAATTGTGGCTCGATAACTGGACTATTAAATGATCTCTGTAAATGATGTTCTTCTGCTTTATCTAATCCCTTGGCGGGCCCAggtattttcgtcgcgataagcgcaagtgCTGCAATACATATGCATCAGTTACTAATGGCAATAGGAAGTCCAAGTattcggggagggaggaggagggaccctAGGGGAGAAAATCTCAGGCAGCAGCGTATGGATGCTGATTTCCCTCTACACCCTCAGGTcctggcacccaaatcagctcctTGCTCAAAGTGAAGACCCCAGATTGTTTTAGGATCCTGCAAGCTAGCAGTGCAGTTCGGCCCTGCATGTAATTTCTATATGCAGATTGCGACTCCACAATGATGTGTGGCATGCAAGATCAGTTATGACGATGAGCCAGAATAAACAGGAGTATATTTTTACTGAGTAAAGACCTAGTTGACGGTCATTGCTTGGTGGATCAATCTCCCGGCCACCTCACGCCAGCTGCTCGGGATCTGAGCCACGCGCCCCCTTCACTTCCCTGGCAATGCCCCGTCCCTAACCATCCGCCATTCCCCGCACCGTCCTCGACGTCGACGCTGCTACAGATGTATCCGAAATAAGGatgcgaagctgtgatggcgatCGCCACTTCTTCCAATTCTGCATTTTCCCTGTGCCAAACACAAAGTCCATTGACCGTCTGCCCTTGAGGGAAATCCCTCCTACTGGACCCGCAGAATCCACAACAAAGGATCGCTGTAATTTAGAATAGATCTGGTCTATCTTCTTGGTTCTTGCCCTCCTCCTTCCTTGGCCATGTTTTGGGTGCACCTTTTTACGAAGGTGCAGTGTCGCAAACTTTGCTCCTCCACTCcttcggaatgtcttgtcttgttgCCGTATCGTAAGGACATCTGATGCTCCAGTCCTCCAGCACCTTGCATCTCGTTTTTGTTCCTGCCAATCTGGCATATTGACTTAATAGGTGGGCCTCAATTAGTTATCCGTTGTAACGTGCACCCCCACTGCAGCAAGTGCCCTGTAGGTGTTTTGACCGACAGTCCTAGCACCTTCTTGTATCCTGTTCTAAGCATGACATCGAAATGGTTTAACTTGTACCTCCCCATCCAAAGGTACGGAGCAACGTACACTATTCAGCTGAGTATATAGGCTTGGACCAACTGAAGGGTGTCATTCTCCATCATCCCTCTCATCTTATTGGTGATACGAGTGATCATTCGCATTACTTGTTCGCATGCTGTACGGAGATTAGTAATCATTGCTGCATTGACACCCTTGTTGTTAACCAGTAGTCCCAGGAAGCACTATCTCTACTCAAGGGATTGCGGCGTCATGCACCCTAATTTCGACCGAGGCTTCATCTTCTCATCTGCGGATGATTAGAagtgccgattttttttttttttttttttgagagcatGCACAGTTTGCACTACTCTGCATATTTTTAGACCGTCAAAGCAGCCGCTTGCAGCGCCTCGTCCATCTGCCCCAAATTGCCCTTCGTCAACCATACAggggtgtcatctgcatagagggcATGCCGAATTCCCTCTAGGTGATCGAGTTGTTCTGGCAAATTCATAAGGGCAATATTAAAGAGCAGAGGAGAGAGGACTGCCCCTTGTGGCCTACCCCTAGTACCCGTAGGGATTGGTTGGGACCTAACATCTCCCATTTTTACATGAGGTTGGCTGTCCCGCAGAAAGTCTCTGGCGTATTCAAAAGTATTCAAAATCCAGGGCTAAGACGGCTCTACTATTGCATTTGTTGGGTGGGTCAATCTTGCATGGATAGGTGCtccctgaagccaaacatggtgtggGGCATGCAATCGTTTTACTCCAAATATACTGAAAGCTTGGCATAAATTGCTTTCTCTGTCACCGTGCCAGCACATGAAGTGAGTGAAATTGGACAAATGTTGTTAATATTTACCTCTTTGCCCGGTTTAGGGATAAAGCTGACGTCTGCCAATTTCCACGCCAGGGGCAGTTCGCCAGCTCTTCAGCACTCATTGATGTAATCAGTCAGGTGGCCTAGCATCTTCCTGTTAATGTTGGCGAGCAAGCAGACTAACTTTGTCATGTCCTGGCGCCATACCTCTTCTAATGGTTAGTGCTAGTGCCGCCTGTATTTCTTCTACTTTGAAGTCTCTGTCGAGTTCTGGATTATCCTTGCCTTGATACTGCAACACAGGCACATCATCTTTGGTCGTACAGAGGTATTTGCTTGTCAGGGCTGCCACCAGCTGCTCATCCGTACCCGCATAACCGCGGAGTGCTCCCTTGAGGTTCTGCTGCTGCTCTCCCCTCGTCTTGCTGGGCTCGACGAGGCATCGCAGGAGGCTCCACATGGACCTGATGCCAAGCCTGCCTCTTTGTGATTCGCACTTGATTAGCCAGTCATTCCTGGCCAAGGTCCACATGTATTCCTCTGCTTGTCTTGTGATTTCAGTTATGTTGATTTTAAGCTTGTGGTTGTATTTTTGCTTCCTCCATCTACTGGTGAGGCCTCTCCTGGCCTCCGAGAGGTGGAACAGGTGGGTGTCGACATCGTCTGAGGTCTGCAGCATGCTCGTGACTGTCTCTCTGGCAGCTAGTGGCGACTCAGCCTATTTCTCACATTTTTCTATCGGCGAGTTGAGAATTTTCGGACTCTCGAAAAAGCTACCATTCCGCGAACCAGGCTTGTCCTCTGTGTTTAAAATGGTTGTTGTGGTCTAGGTGAATTCGGAGTATATAGTGATCACTGCCTAAGGCTTCGCGCGCATTTTGCCACTCCCAATTTTAACATTCTTGACTAGCGTTAAATCGGGGAATGTGCCGCTTGAAACTCTGTTGCCCATTCTCGTAGGATACTGCGGGTCCGTCAGAATACCAAGATCCATATCCGATATTGATGCTGCCAATTTCCTGCCTTTTACGTTCTCATTGTTGCAACCCCAAAGACATCTGtatgcattaaaatcccccactatAATTAGAGACTTAGATTTCGCAGCTTGCGCCGCTTTCTGAAAGATTTCGTCAGACTGCTGTCCTGTGGTTTGGATGGCTGTATATATTAAGTATGTATGCCCTTTACTGGAACGAGTGTTAGGGAGAATAGAAATAAAGACATTCTATTTCAGCGTTGAGTTCGAGCTCTATTGTTAAATCCGTAGTGTTCTTGTATACAAGTGAGCAGGTCGAAGTGTTAGTTTGATGCGTACTGTGGGACCTGAGTTTAGCTGCCACATTTACGTCCTGTAAATGTGGCAGCTGACATGATTACATTCGGCCTCTCATCTAGAGAGTCCATCTACTGTTGCAAGGATCCCAGCTTTTGTTTAAAACCCCTGTAGTTCCATTGAAATATTGTCAGCTTTGTTTGACGAGCCATGTTGCAAACTGGGAGAGGTCAGTCCTTGTTGTTCTATGCTCAGGTCAAGTGTGTCAATAAAGCAATCTGCCTGGGGCCCATCTTGTCTATCAATCTGGTTGTCTTAGTCCACAAGCATTAAGCGAATTCCTGTAACTTACAGCCGATCCTAATCTCGTAAGCTTCAAGTTTTGACAGATGCGGCTCTAAGATTTTATGTATTCTCTGAACGCTGAGCCACCGCCCGACGCTCCTCGCCTGATTTCTCACATTCGAGGAGGTAACTTAGTCTCGCTACTTGATGGCGGTGGGGAGGGTTGTCCTCCCCCGTCGCCTGCGCTGAAGGTACCTGCAGTTTCTTTCACTTCAGAAGTTAGGTTGAAAGCAACGTTTAGGTTCCTTGTAAGCATTGCTAGTGTGCCTGGAGGTAAAAGCGTGAAACACTTAAAGTACGAGAATTATGTCAGAGGTGGCATGCGTTACTATTTAAGCAGACTGATGTTTGCCAAGACGTTAAGAGACATGGCTTTATTTCCTCTTTCTTTAATAAAGCAGTATTGATGCACATTTTCAAAGTTGTAGACATTCCACCGTGCCTGATTAAGATtgtacaatataaaaaaaaatgacgccaCAACAAGACAAATCGCGCCTGTGCCTTGAAGTTTCCTTACTACCTTTGCCGtctcatggattttgatggcatctgtCTGGGTTAAGGTAATTATACACAATAAAGGTACACTACGTTGTATTATAAGAGAGCCAGAAATGAAATTGGCTGGTTTCAAGAACCTGCTGCTGAGCCACTATGTACAACCCAAATATGAAAAAGTACTTTGAAATCCATGACTTAAATATGCtgtggttttgttgcgaaatttAAAAACATAGATCTTCAACTttaattttctcttctaatagTGGACCTGGTACCATGAAATTAAGGAATATAGAGTTTTGAAAGCATGCCTTCTCtctctaaactgatttagtgacATTCTAAAGAAAGTTGTGCAAGGCTAATGACAACTGTCATGTAATGACAATTGCATTCTGAAGGAAGTACTAATTATGAGGGCTGTGGGTTTCACCAAAAGGCTGAAGAAGATTTACAGAGGGGTCCTTGCACTGACATGTTTAGAAGTCTCTACTCTGACATGCTTGGTACTCTGTTGCTGTACGAATGTCGGGAGAAAGAAGTGGACTTCGCTGTATATATTTTCTTCACATAGGTTGCACATTCAGTTTGATATGGTTGGACATCATACACAGTGCCAAAAGTTCATAGTGCTACAGCCTGTGATGTAAACAGACATGAATAAATTCACTTTTGGGAAAGTAATGTTATAAGCCCGTATGGTTGTGGCAATATCACATGCATCTCAAGAGGGGCCATAAAGGGATGCTGGGAACTGTGGTTGTTAGAGAAACTGTTTTTCATTCACACGAATGTCGGGCCATCACAAGCACTACAGCAGATTTTAATGTCCCTTGTGTAATTTTAGTGTTGTTCATCACACTTACAGCACGAAAAAATGTGGTCCATGTTATGCAAGGTGTGTGATATATAGGCTCTGACGTAATTAGCAGGGGCACAGCTGTCTCTGGTCATTGCTCGACAAGTTGTGACAGAGCACTTCACCCAGTTATGTAGACTGAAAATAACATTCTTTTTGTACATGTTTCACGCATAGAAAGGTTTACTGCCATCTGCAGAAATTCCACATACAAAAGTAGCACCACACAAGTTTGTGAATATCTTCATTTAACAAGTGGCGTAGGAAGCTTGTGGTGATCATCTTGGCTAAGCATTGTGGCTCTGAGTAGTAGGGTAAGTCCGTGAAATTAATTGAATGGCAATCTACTTTCTTCATAGACTGTAATGGCCCTCTTGGTGTCAGCCTCTGATGTCAAAGGTGTTCACTTTAGATGATTTCACATTTGTAGTGTACTTACAATGGTCAAAAGAAATCTTGCCACTAGTCAATTATTTGACTATTGACACTACAATTGACACTAGTCAATTATTTCATGTGCTGTAACATTGCCTTGCTGTCACAGACTGCGATGTATTTGTTAACTGTCTAACACAGGTGCAGCTAAAGTGAAGCTAATTTCAGTAGTCAGGAGCAGGCAGCCGTAGATTACTATTTGAAAGATTGGTGCACCAATTCAGATCAGAAATCGGTATCAAGTCTGGCTTGATACTAAGTTGAATAAAACCTGCATAAAGACAGCCAAGTGTAATTTAAATTATGAAGGCATCAATCATTATgaagttatttttttctattgtgGTTTTGAAAAAGCCTGGAGAGTGACTGCCTTTGCTttgtttccttatttttttttttccaattgtgAACTAAAGAAGAGCTTCAGAAGAGGGTACTAAAGGACAGGCTGTCAATGAAAATTGAAGTATTTTATACTCTCAACACATTCATGACTTCTAAACATGCAGTTAACGTATCTTTGTTGATGCTATTTGACAGAAGAGAATAAAATGTATGTAATATTTCGTGTTTCTTTGTCTAGTCCTATTACATGTGTAATTGTCAAGAGTACCCATCTCGTGTATGTGTTTTCCAAATAAGATCCATTAAGTATAGGTACAAGGTGTTTGCCCTACCAACCAAGAATTTGCACAATGCTTCTTTGGAGTGATCATGATAGTCTTCACAGCACATAAGCAGAGATTTTCCCTGCAACAGAAAGCGACAAGAGGCTTCTTGTTTTAAGCCATAGATATTAGATTACAGGCAACAATGTGCTGCAGGGATAACAAAAGCATGTTTCTTATGCGATAAATTTCGATGTAACATTGTAATATTCTTAAGACTTCAAAAATGTTTTTTGTTAGTAAAGACTGACAGGCACAAGTAGTCAACAGTTGTAGAGAAATCGTTCATTTATTAGAACTAGAAGAATGGATCAGCTCAGCCATTCCAGGAGTGCGAATGGTCCCAACTCTCGCCATTAGGGGGAGTTGAAAGGAGTGGCATTATGGAGGATCTCCACTTCCCATAATAGAGCGGAATGTAGGGCCCCACTCCACGACTCTGGTGTGCACCAATTTAGCTTTTTGGTATGCGCTTTCCAAGGCAACCCTCAAAGAGGTGAATGCCACTTTGTTGCCAATTCGCAGATGTGCACGCCCGCCAATACGCCGGCAACGCCACCCAACTTTCCCGAGACCCTGCTGTCCCTGTCCAAGCTCTCGGCCGCCACCCCTCCAACGGTGCCTAGCCCCATGCAGGGCTCGGCGCTGCAGGGCGGCTACCAGGGCTGCATGGGTGCGCCGAGCCAGTATGCTCCGCAGCGgagtggcggcggcggcatgCCTCCCCATTCTTCCCAGGGCCGCTGCTATCCGGCGAGCACCTCGCCTTCCTCGTCGTCCATGGAAGCTCAACGGTAAACTTCAGCGTGGAGGAAGTGGCTTGTCCCCTCGACAACACGGAAGCGGGGAGCGAACGGGCCTGTGCGCCGACGGGATGCGCTCTGTGCAGCATTGCTTCGTCGTGGTGGCATGAGCGACAGAGCATGTGTCCGGACATTCGATCGGCAATGCCGCAAGCTCGAGGAAGGGTGGGGTTGTGAATGCAGGGGATTGGCACTCGCTGAGGTACGGATGTTGGAATGGTAATTGCTGAAAGTGGCGGTGGCATTCAGTTTGAAGAGGTGTATGCGTGTGTGCAAAGTGTGACGGGCAGCTGTGCCCCTTGGGCACATTGTGTTGGCTCTTATTGTATTACCATCCAGTCTTCGATGGGCTCAATTAGAAGAGAGTACTTCTTAGTCACCCAACACCAGAGGCTTGCGTATTAGACGCAATACCTGAATCATACCTTTTATTGTTGCCATTTTACAACCGAAGGTATTCGGAGCCCGCATGGTCCTTTTGGCGGCACATTGAGATTGTACATCATTTTAGCGATTCAACGCTGCCGGCTCGTAATAGCCGATTTGGTACTTGTAATATGTTATGATATGGGCTGCAGCAAACTATTTCGACTGTTGCGACATTCTAAACGCCTTTTACCTAAATTAGATGCCAAATTCAACTGATCAGAAAAATCTGTGCTTTCAAGGGACTCGTAAAAGGGCTGTGATGCACTAATTCCCTGGGTACTCTGGGATGTTCCTCTCAAACTTTTGAAAATAACGTCGTAAGCCAAGGCGCTTTCTACTTATGTTATTTTTACGGCCGAATACTCGGTATTCCAAAAACGTGCACCCGCTGCTTCGGAGTGCTGATGTCGACGTGTCCCTTGAAAGAGCCCTTGTTTCTGGACTAGACCGGTTGCTCGAATAGGGTCAGATGCTGAGGAAGAAGTTTGGTTCTTTCATGCAGCTACTCTCAACGAGTTTGTAAGGGTATTGCAGCCACCTATGGTGTTTAAGCTAGCACAGTCAGTGTAGTAATTGGCATCGCAGAATTGGTGACACAGGGCAACATTTGCTTCCGCCCTAAGTCTCTTAAATTTTTTGTCCCAGACTGCCCAAAAGCACTGCTATGGGGCAGTGTTTTGGGGAGTCCTGGGCAGTTCGGGATGACAAATCGAAGAGTCCCACTGTCACAAAACCTGCGAAGTAGCACGTGCAACCCCCCGGACGTCATTGACAGCAGAAATGGGGATTGCGACATGCTGCAGTTGTAGAACCAAATCTTCTATCACTCAGTACCCTATTTCCCTTCCTCATTACCCAGAGACTTAAAAGGCCGGATGTGGAGTGTGGTGTGTTAGATGTGGAAGCTAGAGCTGTTGAGAACACTTGTAAGAGTTTTTGTAGAAAATTGCATGTACCCATCACACATTTGCTTGTTTGAAGGTTCTGCAGAAAACaaacccccccccctttctcgccccttttaaaaaaaaaaactttagttcATCACTTGAAGGATCTTGTCAATGTGGTGGTATCGTGTAGTGCTCGAAAAAGAACCGTGGATGCACAGTgcccggcgtctttttttttttttttttcccctaaatTTGTTGCTGCACACGTGGTTGCTCAAGATGAGTCTCTAGTTCGGAAACCTGCAGCAGGATGACGATGCACATGatcttttttttcatccactggtGCGTTTCGATTCTCAAGTGACAAGACAACTGTAGCTGTATTCTCAGTTGGATCACTTTCGGGGATACAATCACTTCAACAGACCAGCACTGGACTTGTAAGGCGTCTGTAGGTGACAGCATTCCCAATGCTATGCGAAGACAGTGTGCTCTGCAACATGTCAAGAATAATGTCCCCCATAGGTGCCAATGCATTTGGTGATAATCAAGCAAAATATTGTGAAAGTGATTGTATTGCCTTAAAGTGAATCCACTGTCACTTTTGTTTCATGATATACCGAAGAAGCGATTCAAGCTGGCATGCACGCGCGATGCAAGCAAGAAGTGTTGTTTCTAGCGTTCCCCTTTGTTTTTTTAATTCCTTTTCACCAAGATGAGAGCACACTACTTTGATTAGGCTGTCCTGTTTGATGAGCCGTTGTGGAGGGATATTTGGTGGCACGATTTCATTATTAGCACGTCAGTCTTTGAACATTCTTCTCGTAGTGCATGGCTGTCGGGGAAACTTGC
This genomic window contains:
- the LOC139049074 gene encoding UBA-like domain-containing protein 1 yields the protein MDSLREQVMINQFAQAAGCARDQAKQLLQAAHWQFETALSIFFQDAAVPGCHPAGHFSSMCTPANTPATPPNFPETLLSLSKLSAATPPTVPSPMQGSALQGGYQGCMGAPSQYAPQRSGGGGMPPHSSQGRCYPASTSPSSSSMEAQR